A genome region from Dehalogenimonas sp. THU2 includes the following:
- the ligA gene encoding NAD-dependent DNA ligase LigA, which produces MTDFLHAHERVLELRRQINHHNHLYYVLDAPEISDEEYDALLRELQHLETEHPSLVTADSPTQRVGAEPLKAFGIIRHRKPLLSLGNAFNKEELRDWHKRVIKLLPGEDLRFVCEHKMDGLAVALTYENGSLVTGATRGDGEEGENVTQNLRTIRSLPLAVHGTAPERFEVRGEVYLPKANFDKLNKEREKEGLPLFANPRNAAAGSVRQLDPKVTARRPLDIFIYMLGWVNNGEMPQSHWEALNLVKEWGFRTNPNNRRFDTMDEVEKFYDEWLEKRETLPYEADGIVVKLDNLVQQEKLGAAGREPRWAIAFKFPAHRATTQLKDIGISVGRTGTLNPYAILEPVFVGGVVIRQASLHNEDDIRRKDIRIGDTVVIQRAGDVIPQVVGPVLEKRRGNPPVFSIEDKLRSADGKARCPVEGCGAEIVRSEGEAMYYCPNAACPAQLAEKLEHFVSRPGMDIRGVGERLAVAFLAEGLVKNIADLYDLEAERLASREGMGEKSAANIISAIGKSKIRPLPNVIFALGIRHIGEENAAILAREFGSLEALAKAEREKLGGIPGIGDKIADSVIEFFGQPQNQEIVKRLISALQTPPVSMLKKETSLLGGKEFVITGTLKTMSREQAWEKIRAVGGVTKPNITKNTRYLVAGEEAGSKLEKARTLGIEIISEVELLAKLKPSTDPQPRLL; this is translated from the coding sequence ATGACAGACTTCTTACATGCTCATGAGCGGGTGCTGGAGTTGCGGCGCCAAATAAACCACCATAACCATCTGTATTATGTCCTCGATGCGCCTGAAATTTCCGATGAGGAATACGATGCTTTGCTCCGCGAGTTGCAACATCTCGAAACAGAGCACCCGTCATTGGTTACGGCGGATTCACCGACTCAACGGGTCGGCGCGGAGCCATTAAAAGCCTTCGGTATCATCAGGCACCGTAAACCGCTGCTCTCGCTGGGCAACGCTTTCAATAAAGAGGAACTCCGCGATTGGCACAAGCGCGTTATCAAACTCTTACCGGGGGAGGATCTCCGTTTCGTCTGTGAGCACAAGATGGACGGCCTCGCGGTAGCCCTGACCTATGAGAACGGAAGCCTGGTCACCGGAGCGACCCGGGGCGACGGTGAAGAGGGTGAGAACGTGACGCAGAATCTGCGCACCATCCGAAGTCTGCCGCTTGCGGTGCACGGTACAGCGCCGGAACGATTTGAGGTGCGCGGTGAGGTATACCTGCCCAAAGCCAATTTTGACAAGCTCAATAAGGAGCGGGAGAAGGAAGGGCTTCCCCTATTTGCCAATCCCCGCAATGCCGCCGCCGGCTCGGTGCGGCAACTGGATCCCAAGGTAACAGCCCGCCGCCCGCTGGATATTTTCATCTATATGCTCGGCTGGGTGAATAACGGCGAGATGCCGCAAAGTCACTGGGAGGCTTTAAACCTGGTCAAGGAATGGGGCTTCCGAACCAATCCCAACAACAGACGATTCGACACCATGGATGAAGTCGAAAAATTCTATGACGAGTGGCTGGAGAAGCGGGAAACACTGCCATACGAAGCTGACGGTATCGTAGTCAAGCTGGATAACCTGGTACAGCAAGAGAAACTGGGGGCGGCAGGCCGCGAACCACGATGGGCTATTGCCTTTAAATTCCCGGCACACCGGGCTACAACCCAGTTGAAAGATATCGGTATCAGCGTGGGACGCACCGGCACATTGAATCCTTATGCCATACTGGAACCGGTATTTGTGGGCGGGGTGGTCATCAGGCAAGCTTCATTACATAACGAAGATGATATCAGACGCAAAGATATCCGTATCGGCGATACAGTGGTCATCCAGCGGGCGGGAGACGTCATTCCACAAGTGGTGGGACCGGTGTTGGAAAAGCGCAGGGGCAATCCGCCCGTTTTCAGTATCGAGGACAAACTGCGAAGCGCTGATGGGAAAGCCCGTTGTCCGGTGGAGGGTTGCGGGGCTGAAATAGTCCGGTCCGAAGGTGAGGCGATGTACTATTGCCCCAACGCCGCCTGTCCGGCCCAGCTCGCGGAAAAATTGGAGCATTTCGTATCACGACCGGGAATGGATATCCGCGGCGTAGGGGAGCGGTTAGCGGTGGCCTTTTTAGCCGAGGGATTGGTCAAGAACATCGCCGACCTTTATGACCTTGAAGCCGAGCGATTGGCTTCCCGTGAGGGCATGGGAGAAAAAAGTGCTGCCAATATCATTTCCGCTATCGGAAAGAGCAAGATACGCCCGCTGCCGAATGTCATTTTTGCCCTGGGTATCCGGCACATAGGCGAGGAGAACGCAGCCATTTTGGCGCGTGAGTTCGGTAGCCTGGAAGCCCTGGCTAAAGCGGAGCGGGAGAAACTTGGCGGTATTCCCGGCATAGGCGACAAGATCGCCGACAGCGTCATCGAGTTTTTCGGTCAGCCGCAGAATCAGGAGATTGTCAAACGTTTAATCTCGGCACTTCAGACTCCACCCGTTTCGATGCTTAAGAAAGAAACGTCGCTATTGGGGGGCAAAGAGTTTGTTATCACCGGCACCTTGAAGACGATGAGCCGGGAACAGGCCTGGGAAAAGATACGGGCGGTTGGTGGAGTGACCAAACCTAATATCACAAAAAACACACGGTATCTTGTCGCTGGTGAAGAGGCCGGATCCAAGCTGGAGAAGGCCAGAACTCTGGGTATCGAGATCATCTCCGAAGTTGAATTGCTGGCGAAGTTGAAACCATCAAC